In Cryptomeria japonica chromosome 5, Sugi_1.0, whole genome shotgun sequence, the genomic window aggggtcctatggtgtcgttaggggtcatacggtgtccataggggtcgtatggtgtcttgggacaccataggaccccttatgacacaatataaccccttttccctacaatatgacccaaagcgacccaatatggtgttattaggggtcatatggtgtcctaagaggtcataagggttcgtgggacaccatatgacccctatggacaccatacaacccctaacgacaccatacgaccccttaagacaccaaatcatgtcgttaggagtcatattatgtcttacgaccccataagacataatatgactcctaacgacatgatttggtgtcttaaggggtcctatggtgtcgttaggggtcatacagtttccatgggggtcatatggtgtcttgggacaccataggaccccttatgacacaatatgaccccttttccctacaatatgacccaaagtgacccaatatggtgtaattaggggtcgtatggtgtcctaagaggtcataggggttcatgggacaccatatgacccctatggacaccatacgacccctaacgacatcataggaccccttaagacaccaaatcatgtcgttaggggtcatattatgtcttacggggtcgtaggacacaatatgacccctaacgacatgatttggtgtcttaaggggtcctatggtgtcattaggggttgtatggtgtccataggggtcatatggtgtcccaggaacccttatgacctcttaggacaccatatgacccctaatgacaccatattgggtcgctttgggtcatattgtagggaaaaggggtcatattctttcataaggggtcctattcactcaaaatcatattaatattaaaaaaaaaatattaataaaaaagtttagtagaataatccacttttattgaaaaaaaaaatattattattttaatacttaaaCAATCAAAGTTACATTTAATCACTGGAAATCATATATAAATTTTCACCTTGATATAAACTTGGTTGAAATAATACAACAAAAATGATTGAGAAGACTTTAAAAAGCATTTTCAAATAACACGACAAATATACGAAAAAAAGGTGGGCGTAAATAGTGGGTACATTGACTATAACGCTTCCAGCCAATTTCTTCTTGTTTTGTTTGAAGATATTTTCCTAATGGAATACAGCTCATTATTTTGCATAATTTGGAACACATTTCAATTTCCCTTCGGTGGACAAGATTGTCATGTGATTGTGTGGTGCAGACGATTGAAAATGAAAACTGTCCCATTATTTCCAGTTATCTGCGTTTTAATGGCTGCGAGTTTTGAACTTGCCGTTCAAGAGGAGACTGTTAATATAGGGGTGATAGTTGATTCCACTTCCTGGTCGGGAAAGATAGCAAAGACTGCCATCAAGTTAGCGGTGGAAGATGTCAACAATCAATCTCAGCTATTCAACGGCACTCAAATGTTTCTTCACCTGCAAGAGGCGCAAACACCAATTGAAACCCTTTCCGCTGGTATTTTAACCCTTAAATTAATCTGCAAATGCCTAAATTGTCTTTTGACGTGTTGTAAATGTATGGTTGTCATGAATAGACTTTTCCTTTTTCTATTTTCATTCAAACATATTTAGTTTTAAGGGGTAAATGCAGCTGTTGATCTTTTGGGCAAAGAAGTagtggcattgatagaaacacagACATCTGAGGCTGCGCCGTTTGTATCTGCTCTTGGAGAGGCAGCCAATGTGCCAATTATCTCATTCTCTGTCACAAGTCCTGCCCTTTCCAACCAGAGATTCCCTTATTTTGTTCGCATGGCACACAGCGATCGCGTTCAGATGAAAGCCATTGCAGCCCTGGTTAAGCATTACGGTTGGAGAAACATTGCATTTCTTCACTCAGACGATGACTTTGGTTCCGGGGCTATGTCCGCGTTGCGTGATGCCCTTCGAGATCTCAACTCTGAAATTGTTTACACATCGATGATGCCTTCAACTGCACAGAAACAAACAATTAGGGAAGAGCTTTATAAACTCAAGTCAATTAAATCAAGTGTTTTTGTTGTTCACACCCCTTGTAATCTGGGCATCAATCTATTCATGGAGGCGCAAAAGATAGGAATGATGGAGGCTGGTTATGTATGGATAACAACACACGAGTTTACCAGTCTTTGGGATTATGTGGTAAATGCTTCTACAATGTCATCCATGCAAGGCCTCCTTGGAGTTAAAACACACATCCCAAATTCTAAACAGCTGAATGATTTCACCGAAAGGTGGGAACGACAATTTAGACTCGATAATCCCAATATGAAAATCAGTGAGCTCAATGCATATGGGTTGTTGGCCTATGATACGGTGCTCATGATATCCCAAGCGATCGGAAAGATGGAAAGGAACGCAAGGTTAAGTTTTCTGAAACCCTCAAGCAGTCTTGGAGTACTAGGAAATAACAAAATCAAGGTATTCCAGCAAGGTAAGAAGCTTTTGCGGGAGATTTTCTTAACGAATTTCACTGGATTAAGCGGGCTTGTTAGATTTGATGAAGGGGAAATGTACGGTTCTTGTTATGAGATAGTGAATGTGGTGGGAAAAAGCTATCAAATAGCTGGGTATTGGCCTTCTAACTCATCCATGTTTCTCAAAGCACTTCCTCCATCTGTTGGTAATGAGGGGCTTCGATCCGTGATTTGGCCTGGTGGGTCTGTCACGGTTCCTCGCGGTTGGGCAATACCAAGCAAGCTGAAGATCGCAGTGCCTGTGACTGGATGGGAGCAATTACTCAATGTCTCGTTTAACCCACAAAGTAATGAAACTACAATCAGTGGGTTCATCATTGATGTATTTCATGCTGTTGTGAAAACACTTGACTATCAACTGCAGTATGATTTAGTTCCTCTTTATGGGGGAAGGGCTTCACATGATCCATATGAACTCGTCCGCCAAGTCTATCTCAAGGTCTGTTTTTAAAATTTTTCTACCATTCCGGAAGAGTATTAGACATTTGCTAATTTTATAAATACTTTCGCTTTTGACAGAAATACGACGCCATTGTGGGTGATATTACAATTACATCAAACCGGAGTGAAATTGTTGATTTCACACAACCATTCACGTTAACAGGTTTAGTGATCGTAGCTCCCACGGCCATTAAGGATGAAGCTAACAACGCTTGGACATTCTTACAACCATTCAGTCCAGCACTGTGGGCTACAACGGCGGCGTTTGTTTTATATACAGGAGTAGTGGTGTGGCTGCTTGAGCATAAAACAAATCCCGACTTTAGAGGAAGTCCCATTACCCAAGTGGTCACTCTGATTTGGTATCGCGTTTATTCTTGTTTTCTCACTTCTTTCTTTAATTTCTacatttatttttagttttgaATAACCCAAATTCCAGTTAATTCTTCCAGGTTTGCATTTTCTGCCGTGTTTTACGCTCACCGTAAGCATTTCCTTTCCACTTAATTCTCACCATGTGCTGCTCATTCAATATCTTTTTCGTGGGATACTTAGATGGGTACCAATCTCTTACAGATTTAAGTGTAGTTGTTGTATTTACATATGTTCCTTATTTTACAGGAGAGAGAATCCATAACAATTTGACTCGAATAGTTATTGTAGCGTGGCTGTTCGTGGCGTTGGTTTTAACGTCCAGCTATACAGCTAATCTCAGCTCGAGACTGACAGCCCAACAAATTGCACCACTCATAAATGGCCTTGGTGAGTATAAACTGGGTTATCACGGTTCGTATGCCGGAAGTTTTCTAAGGGGCAAATTGGGAATAGCCGATAAACAACTGGACCAAACTTCATCTCCACGGGCGTATGAGGAGGCGCTGTCAAAAGGGGCAAAGAATGGGGGCGTAGATGCCATTATAGATGAGATACCATATGTTCGTGCTTTTCTTTCTGGCCGATGCGGTTATTCAATGGTGGGGCGCACATACCGAAATGGAGGCTTTGGTTTTGTAAGTTTTCTTTGAatttatatcattttattcaaatgttAAACAGAATGCCAAAGTTAAAATTGATTTTTGAATGTTGAATCAGATGATGTTAAGAGTAGTCAATTCACACTACTTAAATATGTTGTTGGGTTCATCATTTTGAAGAGTTATATGTTTGTGATATTTTTAATGTAGGTTTTTAATAAAGATTCTTCTTTAGTGCAAGACTTTTCTAAAGGGATTTTAAATCTTCAAGATAGCGGTGAGCTTCAAGAGATTGAAGACAAGTATTTCAAAGACTCTACGAATACATGTTCTAATTTTCAAGAATATGCAACAAGACTAGATGTGGTAAGCTTCAAGGGACTCTACCTAATCACAGGAATGGTATCATCTTTGGCTTTAATCATATTCCTTTTTCAAGCCCTATACAATTACACCAAAGGTGCCATGCTTTCAAGACAAGAGATTAGCATATGGGAATATATCAAATCTTTTCCTATGTATTTACATCATGAGTCCATCAAATAGAGAGTtcagatgaatatcatcaatagaTATTAGTATTGTGGATGACATAACCAAAAAGTTGTGGTTCCAACATCCTTGTTGGAAATCAACAAATATTAAAAATAGCAGCGTCTAGCCAAATGCAAACATAAATGAGAAAACATGGATATGAACTACTTGTGAGACATGCACATTAAGTTAGGTGAAAACTTATATATATTATATTCTTACAATAGAATTGTGGACATCTATTTGGCCAACTTTTCATAATTTATGtccaaattttatttcaaatttttcaaaacaattaattaataaatttattttacaaAATTATAATCTTAATGTAACCAATAAACTTTGAAGTATATCCTGAGATCTTTTTGGCTCAAACAACCTTAGTCTATAATTGTTTGAGACTAGTATATTCTGGGATTTTATCATAGTCCATGACTTCTATTAAACTTCTTGGACTCAGTTAACCTTAAACTTGTATTAACCAATAGGCTATATCTGTTGAGAAAGACCACCGGAAACATCATGTCTCACGCCAGTTTCCGGTGGCCAAAAATTTCCTTTTTCCATTTGCTTAATTTACCCATCTCCGTATCTGAGGCATGTCAGTAGACATGACTATTGCGGTCAACTTGTGAGCAGACCTTCTGCCTACCTACTATTAATGTTCATGAGCTGCTGCCTACCTACTATTAACGCCCCAGCCGCTTAAATTTCCTGCTTGTTTCAGCCATTAGCTAAAATGGACGCATAAATGTGCTTTTATAGGTCGATCAACCTGCCTTAGGAGGCAAAAATATTGTGAACTTTAACTGGAGTCTGAAACCCCTTTCTGAGCGAGCAAGATGTCTTCTCGTGGAATTTCGTTTTAGCCAACACACTCCAAGCCTATGCCAAATtaagagctttggaatagggtatggaaatCCATCAACGCATAAAGGGgagcagatttttgttagatgatATAGTTGGAATTGCCCTGGTACATATGCTAATATGGAAGCATATACAAGGCGCATGAATTGTTTAATAAAATGGCTCGAAAAAACGTTGTCTCATGGATTGAAATGGTGGCAGGATATCCAAAGAATGGTGTTCACGAGGCTTTAAGACTTTTCAAAGAAATGCCTCAAATAAATGGGTTTGTTGAAACGGCCTTTGAAACTCttaagaaaatgcaattggcaggtgtgacAACAGTCTCCATAACCTTTGCCAGCATTCTATCAGCTTGCGGCAAAGTGGGATCTCTGGAATAGGGAATGAACATCCATCAAAGAATATTCGAAAGTAAATTTTCATCTGATGTTGTAGTTACAAATGCAATGATAGatatgtatgaaaaatgtggaagcatacgcAAGGCATATACATAGAATATATCTGTTGAAAAGATATACATCGAATGGATCtgttgaaaaggatttagaaactctcaagcaaatgcaattggcaggcgtGAAATAAAATTCTACAACCTTTGCTGAAATCCTTTCTGCCTGTGCCAAAACGACAGCTTTGGAGGAgggcatggacatccatcaaagcataggaaaaatattatatgttgtagttgcaactccCTTGGTAgacgtatgcaaaatgtggaagcatcctccctacctgtgtcaaattgggagctttggaacagggtatggacaaaGGATAGATGAATTTTGTCAGGCAtgtaaactgtttgacaaaatgcttcaaAGATATCTATTCAGTTTTCTCACCAattct contains:
- the LOC131066263 gene encoding glutamate receptor 3.3 isoform X2, coding for MKTVPLFPVICVLMAASFELAVQEETVNIGVIVDSTSWSGKIAKTAIKLAVEDVNNQSQLFNGTQMFLHLQEAQTPIETLSAAVDLLGKEVVALIETQTSEAAPFVSALGEAANVPIISFSVTSPALSNQRFPYFVRMAHSDRVQMKAIAALVKHYGWRNIAFLHSDDDFGSGAMSALRDALRDLNSEIVYTSMMPSTAQKQTIREELYKLKSIKSSVFVVHTPCNLGINLFMEAQKIGMMEAGYVWITTHEFTSLWDYVVNASTMSSMQGLLGVKTHIPNSKQLNDFTERWERQFRLDNPNMKISELNAYGLLAYDTVLMISQAIGKMERNARLSFLKPSSSLGVLGNNKIKVFQQGKKLLREIFLTNFTGLSGLVRFDEGEMYGSCYEIVNVVGKSYQIAGYWPSNSSMFLKALPPSVGNEGLRSVIWPGGSVTVPRGWAIPSKLKIAVPVTGWEQLLNVSFNPQSNETTISGFIIDVFHAVVKTLDYQLQYDLVPLYGGRASHDPYELVRQVYLKKYDAIVGDITITSNRSEIVDFTQPFTLTGLVIVAPTAIKDEANNAWTFLQPFSPALWATTAAFVLYTGVVVWLLEHKTNPDFRGSPITQVVTLIWFAFSAVFYAHRERIHNNLTRIVIVAWLFVALVLTSSYTANLSSRLTAQQIAPLINGLGEYKLGYHGSYAGSFLRGKLGIADKQLDQTSSPRAYEEALSKGAKNGGVDAIIDEIPYVRAFLSGRCGYSMVGRTYRNGGFGFCKTFLKGF
- the LOC131066263 gene encoding glutamate receptor 3.3 isoform X1, with translation MKTVPLFPVICVLMAASFELAVQEETVNIGVIVDSTSWSGKIAKTAIKLAVEDVNNQSQLFNGTQMFLHLQEAQTPIETLSAAVDLLGKEVVALIETQTSEAAPFVSALGEAANVPIISFSVTSPALSNQRFPYFVRMAHSDRVQMKAIAALVKHYGWRNIAFLHSDDDFGSGAMSALRDALRDLNSEIVYTSMMPSTAQKQTIREELYKLKSIKSSVFVVHTPCNLGINLFMEAQKIGMMEAGYVWITTHEFTSLWDYVVNASTMSSMQGLLGVKTHIPNSKQLNDFTERWERQFRLDNPNMKISELNAYGLLAYDTVLMISQAIGKMERNARLSFLKPSSSLGVLGNNKIKVFQQGKKLLREIFLTNFTGLSGLVRFDEGEMYGSCYEIVNVVGKSYQIAGYWPSNSSMFLKALPPSVGNEGLRSVIWPGGSVTVPRGWAIPSKLKIAVPVTGWEQLLNVSFNPQSNETTISGFIIDVFHAVVKTLDYQLQYDLVPLYGGRASHDPYELVRQVYLKKYDAIVGDITITSNRSEIVDFTQPFTLTGLVIVAPTAIKDEANNAWTFLQPFSPALWATTAAFVLYTGVVVWLLEHKTNPDFRGSPITQVVTLIWFAFSAVFYAHRERIHNNLTRIVIVAWLFVALVLTSSYTANLSSRLTAQQIAPLINGLGEYKLGYHGSYAGSFLRGKLGIADKQLDQTSSPRAYEEALSKGAKNGGVDAIIDEIPYVRAFLSGRCGYSMVGRTYRNGGFGFVFNKDSSLVQDFSKGILNLQDSGELQEIEDKYFKDSTNTCSNFQEYATRLDVVSFKGLYLITGMVSSLALIIFLFQALYNYTKGAMLSRQEISIWEYIKSFPMYLHHESIK